Proteins encoded by one window of Lathyrus oleraceus cultivar Zhongwan6 chromosome 1, CAAS_Psat_ZW6_1.0, whole genome shotgun sequence:
- the LOC127121108 gene encoding disease resistance protein RPV1 — MYSSRDFPQHAEIILDGEDDTEIKQTSLHEVFLSFRGEDTRASFTSHLHASLQNAGINVFKDDHSLQRGEDISTSLLRAIEGSQISVIVFSVNYAGSRWCLKELVKIMECRRTMGQIVLPVFYGVDPSEVRRQTGEFGIAFRNLLDKVSMEEEYIAGLTSLRQAASLAGFVVLNSRNESEAIKDIVENVTRLLDKTALFVANNPVGVESRVLDMIKLLEQDSTIQKSKDVLLLGMWGMGGVGKTTIAKAIYNEIGRKFEGRSFLANIREVWEQSVGQVGLQEQLIFDICKNMTSKIQSTEYGKIILKERLCHKRVLIIPNDVNALDQLNVLCGSRNWFGSGSRIIITTRDRHILRGNRVNQVYEMKHMDESESIELFSWHAFKQASPTEGFVEISKNVVEYSGGLPLALEVLVSYLFDRRLTEWHCVLEKLKRIPNDQVQKKLKISYDGLNDDTEKETFLDIACFFIGMDRNDVMLVLNGCGLFAEIGISILIERSLVTVDDKNKLGMHDLLRDMGREIIREKSPEEPEARCRLWFHDDVHDVLSDQSGTKAIKGLALKLLRANAKCFSTNAFKKMTQLRLLQLAGVKLDGDFEYLSTKLRWLSWNKFPLTDIPTGLCRGNLVSIELESSNVKILWKEAQMMENLKILNLSHSQYLTNTPDFSYMPNLEKLVLKDCPMLSEVSPSIGHLNKILLINLEDCISLSSLPRSIYKLKSLKTLVLSGCIKIDKLEEDLEQMESLTTLLANNTAITRVPFSVVRSKSIGYISMCGYQGFSRDVFPSIIWSWMSPTNNVTSLFQTPAAMSSIVSFDVPSSSSDELSSFSNHLPRLRSLWVYCKSEDQHSVDAKIILDALYATVSKEFESTATTSQISDMTTSTLIQRCSQVQVLGSKHSLKSLLIQMGMDCHVTNILKEKILQNIDVNGSGGCLLPGDSYPDWLTFNSEGSSVTFKVPQVEGHNLKTMMCIVYTSTPDSITTDGLKNVLVNNYTKATIQLYKREALVSFEDEERQRVVSSLEPGNKVEVIVVFENSFTVKKIAVYLVFDKPIGTTMDLYHLPDLNVIACSDDENEFSIKRFLTQEEPVDDLNQNRKKKNRVE; from the exons ATGTATTCCTCCCGTGACTTCCCCCAACACGCAGAGATAATTTTGGATGGTGAGGACGATACAGAAATAAAACAAACAAGCCTCCATGAAGTGTTTCTAAGCTTCAGAGGCGAAGATACGCGTGCTTCCTTCACTTCGCACCTCCACGCTTCTCTTCAAAACGCCGGAATTAATGTATTTAAGGACGATCATTCTCTTCAAAGAGGAGAAGACATTTCAACTTCCCTACTTCGAGCAATTGAAGGCTCTCAGATCTCTGTTATCGTTTTTTCAGTCAATTACGCAGGTTCGCGATGGTGTTTGAAAGAGTTGGTGAAAATAATGGAGTGTCGCAGAACCATGGGCCAAATTGTTCTGCCGGTGTTCTACGGTGTAGATCCATCTGAAGTACGTCGTCAAACTGGTGAATTTGGAATAGCGTTTCGTAATCTTTTGGATAAGGTTTCAATGGAGGAGGAATATATTGCAGGTTTGACATCGCTTCGTCAGGCTGCTAGCCTTGCTGGCTTCGTAGTCCTAAATTCCAG GAATGAAAGTGAGGCTATCAAGGATATTGTTGAAAACGTTACACGATTGCTCGACAAGACAGCCTTATTTGTTGCTAATAATCCTGTGGGAGTTGAATCTCGAGTGCTAGATATGATTAAGCTGCTAGAACAAGATAGTACTATCCAAAAATCAAAGGATGTTCTCCTACTAGGGATGTGGGGTATGGGAGGAGTTGGTAAAACAACTATTGCAAAAGCCATTTACAATGAAATTGGCCGCAAATTTGAAGGTAGAAGCTTCCTAGCAAACATTAGGGAAGTTTGGGAGCAAAGTGTTGGACAAGTTGGTTTACAAGAACAACTTATTTTTGATATCTGCAAGAATATGACTTCCAAAATACAAAGCACTGAATATGGAAAAATCATTTTAAAGGAAAGACTCTGCCATAAAAGAGTATTGATTATCCCTAATGATGTGAATGCATTAGATCAACTGAATGTTTTGTGTGGAAGTCGTAATTGGTTTGGCTCAGGTAGTAGAATAATCATCACAACAAGAGATAGACATATACTTCGTGGAAATAGGGTTAACCAAGTGTACGAAATGAAACATATGGATGAAAGTGAATCAATTGAGCTATTTAGTTGGCATGCATTCAAGCAAGCAAGTCCTACAGAAGGTTttgttgaaatttccaaaaatgtAGTTGAGTATTCTGGGGGATTGCCGCTGGCTCTGGAAGTCCTTGTTTCATATTTGTTTGATAGGAGGCTAACCGAGTGGCATTGTGTATTGGAGAAACTCAAAAGAATTCCTAACGACCAAGTACAAAAGAAGCTAAAAATAAGCTACGATGGTTTAAATGATGATACCGAGAAAGAAACATTCCTTGACATAGCTTGTTTCTTTATTGGGATGGACCGAAATGATGTTATGCTTGTATTAAATGGCTGTGGACTTTTTGCAGAAATTGGAATAAGTATTCTGATTGAGCGAAGCCTTGTAACTGTTGATGATAAGAACAAGCTTGGAATGCATGATTTGCTGCGAGATATGGGAAGAGAAATCATTCGTGAAAAATCCCCAGAGGAGCCTGAGGCACGTTGCAGGCTGTGGTTTCATGATGACGTGCATGATGTATTATCAGATCAATCT GGAACAAAAGCTATAAAGGGACTGGCTTTGAAGTTACTAAGAGCTAATGCAAAATGTTTTAGTACTAATGCATTTAAGAAGATGACGCAACTAAGATTGCTTCAACTTGCTGGAGTGAAACTTGATGGAGATTTTGAATATCTTTCAACAAAACTGAGGTGGCTATCTTGGAATAAGTTTCCTTTAACAGATATACCTACCGGCCTTTGTCGAGGAAATTTAGTTTCCATCGAGTTAGAGAGTAGCAATGTCAAAATTCTTTGGAAAGAGGCCCAG ATGATGGAAAATCTTAAAATTCTCAATCTTAGCCATTCACAATATCTGACAAACACTCCTGACTTTTCATACATGCCTAATCTTGAAAAGTTAGTACTCAAAGATTGCCCAATGTTGTCTGAGGTTTCTCCTAGCATTGGACATCTCAATAAAATTCTTCTGATAAATTTGGAAGACTGCATTAGCCTTTCTAGCCTCCCAAGAAGCATCTATAAGTTGAAATCTTTGAAAACTCTCGTTCTTTCTGGTTGTATAAAGATTGACAAGTTGGAAGAGGATTTGGAACAAATGGAATCTTTAACCACACTGCTTGCAAATAACACTGCAATAACAAGAGTGCCCTTTTCAGTGGTAAGGTCCAAAAGCATTGGATATATTTCTATGTGTGGCTATCAAGGATTTTCCCGTGATGTGTTTCCATCTATCATTTGGTCTTGGATGTCACCAACAAATAATGTCACATCTCTATTTCAAACACCTGCTGCCATGTCATCCATTGTTTCTTTTGATGTACCAAGTAGTAGTTCCGATGAACTATCGTCTTTTTCTAACCACCTTCCTAGGCTTCGAAGTCTTTGGGTGTATTGCAAATCTGAAGACCAACATTCTGTAGATGCTAAAATAATTTTGGATGCTTTATATGCCACAGTTTCAAAGGAATTTGAATCAACTGCAACTACATCACAGATATCAGACATGACTACTTCTACATTAATTCAACGCTGCAGTCAAGTGCAGGTTTTGGGATCAAAACATTCCTTGAAGTCTCTTTTAATTCAAATGGGAATGGATTGCCATGTCACCAATATTCTCAAAGAGAAAATTTTACAG AATATAGATGTTAATGGGAGTGGTGGTTGTTTGCTCCCTGGTGATAGTTATCCAGATTGGTTAACCTTTAATTCTGAAGGTTCTTCGGTAACTTTTAAAGTCCCTCAAGTGGAAGGGCATAACTTGAAGACAATGATGTGTATTGTCTATACTTCCACCCCAGATAGCATAACAACAGATGGCCTTAAAAATGTGTTAGTGAACAATTACACAAAGGCCACCATTCAGCTCTACAAGAGAGAGGCATTAGTCTCCTTTGAAGATGAAGAGAGGCAGAGAGTAGTATCAAGTTTAGAACCCGGTAACAAAGTGGAGGTCATTGTTGTTTTTGAGAACAGTTTCACTGTGAAGAAGATAGCGGTTTATCTTGTATTCGATAAACCAATTGGTACAACTATGGATCTATATCATTTACCAGATTTGAATGTCATTGCTTGTAgtgatgatgaaaatgaattTTCTATCAAGCGATTTCTTACTCAAGAAGAGCCCGTGGATGACTTAAATCAGAACAGAAAGAAGAAAAATCGAGTGGAATGA